From Bacillus pumilus, one genomic window encodes:
- the perR gene encoding peroxide-responsive transcriptional repressor PerR, whose amino-acid sequence MAAHELKDALDALKETGVRITPQRHAILEFLVNSMTHPTADDIYKALEGKFPNMSVATVYNNLRVFRESGLVKELTYGDSSSRFDFATSDHYHAICENCGKIVDFHYPGLDEVEQLASHVTGFKVSHHRLEIYGTCQECAKKENH is encoded by the coding sequence ATGGCTGCTCACGAACTAAAAGACGCTTTAGATGCTTTAAAAGAAACCGGTGTTCGAATTACTCCGCAGCGCCATGCCATCTTGGAGTTTCTCGTAAATTCTATGACTCACCCAACCGCGGACGATATATATAAAGCACTTGAAGGAAAATTTCCAAACATGAGTGTCGCAACGGTTTACAACAATTTACGAGTCTTCCGGGAATCTGGATTAGTAAAGGAATTAACGTACGGTGATTCCTCAAGCCGATTTGATTTTGCGACATCTGACCATTACCATGCGATTTGTGAAAACTGCGGAAAAATAGTGGACTTTCATTATCCTGGCCTTGATGAAGTTGAACAGCTTGCATCCCATGTGACGGGCTTTAAAGTCAGTCATCATCGCTTGGAGATCTATGGAACTTGTCAAGAATGTGCGAAAAAAGAAAATCATTAA
- a CDS encoding ABC transporter permease, which translates to MEAQKELEPPQPKEERSQSLILESMKQFFQHKLAVIGSVIVFLFLILAIFAPLIAPYSINEQSLGERFSAPSAAHWFGTDDFGRDIFSRVVHGARISLWVGFFSVLGSVILGTLLGLIAGYGGRVLDAVISRLFDILLAFPSILLAIAIVSILGPSLQNALIAIAIINVPTFGRLVRSKVLSIKQEEYVLAAKAVGMSHRRIVLRHILPNSMVPVIVQATLAIGTAIIEAAALGFLGLGAQAPSPEWGKMLADARPYLVQAPWTLIFPGAAIMLTVLGFNLMGDGLRDTLDPKMKKIK; encoded by the coding sequence AAAGAAGAACGCTCTCAATCATTGATTCTTGAATCGATGAAGCAGTTCTTTCAGCACAAGCTGGCGGTCATTGGCAGTGTGATTGTCTTTTTATTTCTTATCCTAGCGATATTCGCACCACTCATTGCTCCTTATAGCATCAATGAACAATCTCTTGGTGAGCGATTTAGCGCCCCTTCAGCTGCGCACTGGTTTGGTACGGATGATTTCGGCAGAGATATATTTTCAAGAGTTGTGCATGGAGCGCGGATTTCCTTATGGGTTGGTTTCTTCTCGGTTCTCGGATCTGTCATTTTAGGCACACTGCTTGGATTGATAGCAGGCTATGGCGGAAGAGTGCTAGATGCTGTGATCTCGAGATTGTTTGATATTTTACTCGCTTTTCCTAGTATTCTACTAGCGATTGCGATCGTCTCCATCTTAGGCCCCTCCTTACAAAATGCCCTTATTGCCATTGCGATTATTAATGTCCCAACCTTTGGACGGCTCGTTCGTTCAAAAGTGCTGAGTATTAAACAAGAAGAATACGTGCTGGCAGCAAAGGCGGTTGGGATGTCACACCGCCGCATCGTGCTGCGTCACATTCTGCCAAATAGTATGGTGCCAGTCATCGTACAGGCGACGCTTGCGATCGGAACGGCGATTATCGAGGCAGCGGCTTTAGGCTTTTTAGGATTGGGTGCACAGGCACCAAGCCCAGAGTGGGGGAAAATGCTCGCCGATGCGAGACCTTATCTCGTTCAAGCCCCCTGGACATTAATTTTCCCAGGGGCAGCGATCATGCTGACAGTTTTGGGCTTTAACCTGATGGGAGATGGATTAAGAGACACACTGGATCCTAAAATGAAGAAAATAAAATAA
- a CDS encoding YgzB family protein yields the protein MAKYSSKINKIRTFALSLVFVGFLIMYIGVFFKESIWLSTFFMLLGVLSIGLSTVVYFWIGMLSTKAVRVVCPGCEKETKVLGRVDMCMHCREPLTLDPALEGKEFDESYNRKKS from the coding sequence ATGGCGAAATACTCCAGTAAAATTAATAAAATCAGAACATTTGCACTTAGTTTGGTTTTTGTTGGCTTTCTGATCATGTATATCGGTGTGTTCTTCAAGGAATCGATTTGGCTGTCGACTTTCTTTATGCTGCTCGGCGTCTTATCGATCGGATTGAGTACAGTGGTTTACTTTTGGATCGGTATGCTTTCTACAAAGGCAGTGCGTGTTGTTTGTCCAGGCTGTGAGAAGGAAACAAAAGTGCTTGGGCGGGTGGATATGTGCATGCATTGCAGAGAGCCGCTTACACTCGATCCAGCATTAGAAGGCAAAGAGTTTGATGAATCCTACAATCGAAAAAAGTCATAA
- the bcp gene encoding thioredoxin-dependent thiol peroxidase, protein MTIEIGQQVPEIELTGDNGEKVKLSDFKGKHIVLYFYPKDMTPGCTTEACDFRDRHQSFAELDAVIIGVSPDSQDKHQKFKEKHDLPFLLLVDDEQKLSEAFGVWKLKKNFGKEYMGIERSTFLINKEGTLVKEWRKVKVKDHVEEALEELKAHA, encoded by the coding sequence ATGACAATCGAAATAGGCCAGCAAGTACCTGAAATCGAATTAACCGGTGACAACGGGGAGAAAGTAAAGCTTTCTGACTTTAAAGGAAAACATATTGTCCTTTATTTCTATCCAAAAGATATGACACCAGGCTGTACAACAGAAGCATGTGATTTCCGCGACCGCCATCAAAGCTTTGCAGAATTAGATGCTGTCATTATCGGCGTAAGCCCAGACAGTCAGGACAAGCACCAAAAGTTTAAAGAAAAACATGATTTACCGTTCCTGCTTCTTGTAGACGATGAACAGAAATTGTCTGAAGCCTTTGGGGTATGGAAGCTGAAAAAGAACTTTGGCAAAGAATACATGGGCATTGAACGTTCAACGTTTCTTATTAATAAAGAAGGAACGCTTGTGAAAGAATGGCGAAAAGTCAAGGTGAAAGACCACGTAGAAGAAGCGCTTGAGGAACTGAAAGCTCACGCTTAA
- a CDS encoding FUSC family protein: MKLGARILKTGIAIVLALYLATWLGLPTPVFAGIAAVFAIQPSIYRSFLTIVDQVQANIIGAALAITFGLLFGTGPVIIGLTAVMVIAINLKLKIEHTIPIALVTVIAILESAGDHFLSFALIRTATVVLGVLSSFLVNLIFLPPKYETKLVHHIMENTEEILKWIRLSSRQSTDHSTLKDDIDQIKERMIKLDHIYLLYKEERSYLKKTTYVKSRKLVLFRQAIMTSNRALYLLKKLHKLENEIHLMPEHFRESLTDEIDYLLYWHERTLMKFVGKMKPQDDEFQNECSLRLETLTKSFIQHQQNQENDLLDYNMLNVMSSIIEYRDELEHLDTLITSFQTYHPKDSEIETDEKEA; encoded by the coding sequence ATGAAACTTGGAGCCCGTATTTTAAAAACTGGTATTGCCATTGTACTCGCGCTTTACCTGGCAACATGGCTTGGGTTGCCAACGCCCGTCTTCGCGGGAATTGCAGCTGTATTTGCTATCCAGCCATCTATTTATCGATCTTTTTTAACGATTGTTGATCAAGTGCAAGCCAATATTATTGGAGCAGCACTTGCCATTACGTTCGGTCTGCTTTTTGGCACTGGGCCAGTCATTATCGGTTTAACCGCCGTCATGGTCATCGCCATTAATTTAAAGCTGAAGATTGAACACACGATTCCAATTGCACTTGTAACCGTCATTGCGATTTTAGAAAGTGCTGGGGATCATTTCCTTTCCTTTGCCTTAATTCGAACAGCTACTGTGGTGTTAGGAGTTCTTTCTTCATTTTTAGTGAATTTAATCTTCCTGCCGCCAAAGTATGAAACAAAGCTTGTTCATCACATTATGGAAAATACGGAGGAGATTTTAAAATGGATCCGTCTGAGCTCCAGACAGTCTACTGATCATTCCACTTTAAAGGATGACATCGATCAAATAAAAGAACGCATGATCAAATTAGATCACATTTACTTGTTATACAAAGAGGAACGAAGCTATTTAAAGAAAACAACCTATGTAAAATCAAGAAAGCTCGTTTTGTTCAGACAGGCAATTATGACATCGAATCGTGCTCTGTACTTGCTGAAAAAGCTTCATAAATTAGAAAATGAGATTCATTTGATGCCAGAGCATTTCCGGGAAAGCTTAACGGATGAGATTGATTATTTACTGTATTGGCATGAGCGGACCTTGATGAAGTTTGTCGGAAAAATGAAGCCGCAGGACGATGAATTTCAAAATGAATGCTCTCTTCGCCTTGAAACGTTAACGAAATCATTTATCCAGCATCAGCAAAACCAAGAAAACGACTTGCTCGATTACAATATGCTGAATGTCATGTCCAGCATCATCGAATACCGTGATGAACTAGAGCATTTAGATACATTGATTACAAGCTTCCAGACGTATCACCCAAAAGACAGTGAAATTGAGACAGATGAAAAAGAAGCATAA
- a CDS encoding glutamate-1-semialdehyde 2,1-aminomutase, with amino-acid sequence MKFTESEKLHQEALEHIVGGVNSPSRSYKAVGGGSPVAMERGEGAYFWDVDGNRYIDYLAAYGPIITGHAHPHITKAITKAAETGVLYGTPTKHEVTFAKMLKEAMPALDKVRFVNSGTEAVMTTIRVARAYTGRTKIIKFAGCYHGHSDLVLVAAGSGPSTLGTPDSAGVPKSIANEVITVPFNDIDSYKEALDRWGDEVAAVLVEPIVGNFGIVEPKDGFLQQVNDLTHEKGALVIYDEVITAFRFMYGGAQDLLQVKPDLTALGKIIGGGLPIGAYGGKKEIMEQVAPLGPAYQAGTMAGNPASILSGIACLEVLKQDGVYERLDQLGAMLEEGILAHAKKHQVDITVNRLKGALTIYFTKETIVNYEQAENTDGEMFARFFKLMLSQGINLAPSKYEAWFLTIAHTEKDISETLQAVDHAFEQLKQS; translated from the coding sequence ATGAAATTCACAGAATCAGAAAAATTACATCAAGAGGCGCTGGAGCATATCGTTGGAGGTGTCAACAGTCCCTCTCGTTCATATAAGGCAGTAGGCGGCGGTTCACCCGTGGCTATGGAAAGAGGAGAAGGCGCTTATTTTTGGGATGTTGATGGAAACCGCTATATCGATTACCTAGCAGCATACGGTCCAATTATTACAGGACATGCCCACCCGCATATTACAAAAGCTATTACAAAAGCGGCTGAAACAGGTGTCCTTTACGGAACGCCAACGAAGCATGAAGTCACTTTTGCTAAAATGCTGAAGGAAGCCATGCCTGCTTTGGACAAAGTTCGTTTTGTCAATTCAGGTACTGAAGCGGTGATGACAACGATTCGTGTCGCGCGCGCATATACAGGCAGAACAAAGATCATTAAGTTTGCCGGATGCTATCACGGGCACTCTGATCTTGTGCTTGTGGCAGCTGGCTCTGGTCCTTCCACTTTAGGAACCCCTGATTCAGCAGGCGTACCAAAGAGCATCGCCAATGAAGTCATTACCGTTCCATTTAATGATATTGACAGCTACAAAGAAGCATTGGATCGATGGGGCGATGAAGTCGCAGCTGTCCTTGTCGAGCCAATTGTCGGGAACTTCGGCATCGTGGAGCCTAAGGACGGCTTCTTGCAGCAGGTCAATGACCTCACTCATGAAAAGGGCGCACTTGTGATCTATGATGAAGTGATTACAGCTTTCCGCTTTATGTACGGAGGAGCACAGGACTTGCTTCAAGTAAAACCTGACCTCACTGCATTAGGAAAAATCATTGGCGGCGGTCTTCCGATCGGTGCTTACGGCGGTAAAAAAGAAATTATGGAGCAAGTCGCTCCTCTTGGACCAGCCTATCAAGCTGGCACGATGGCAGGAAATCCTGCATCCATTCTTTCTGGTATTGCATGCTTGGAAGTGTTAAAACAAGATGGTGTTTACGAGCGCCTTGATCAGCTTGGCGCTATGCTAGAAGAAGGCATTTTAGCCCATGCAAAAAAACATCAAGTAGATATTACGGTGAACCGCTTAAAAGGGGCTCTCACGATTTATTTCACAAAAGAAACCATTGTAAACTATGAACAGGCGGAAAATACGGATGGCGAAATGTTCGCCCGCTTCTTCAAATTAATGCTTTCTCAAGGGATTAACCTCGCTCCTTCTAAATATGAAGCTTGGTTCTTAACGATCGCACATACTGAAAAAGATATTTCTGAGACGCTGCAAGCAGTAGATCATGCGTTTGAACAGTTAAAACAATCATAA